In Candidatus Polarisedimenticolia bacterium, the genomic window ATACAGGCCCATCAGCAGGGTGACCAGGCTCATGGCGATGGAGATGCGCGCCGAGAGCGGCAGGCGCGTGCACAGTCCCAGGCAGGCCGACAGCGCCAGGAGGCTCGTGGTGATCATCGCGGCGCGCTGCGAGGGATTGGCGAGCGGGCTGCTCCACGGAGACGCGAAGCCGGCGCCCAGCAGCGCCAGCAGGGCGCCGCCCCAGAGAGCGGCATTCGCGAACCGTGCTGCACCCACCTGAATCGCTCCTTACCGATTTCGGGAAGCAGGCGCGCCCTTGGTCGCGGCACGGCGCACGGTTGCGCGAGAGCGCGGCTGATCTCCGCGGGCGCCTTGGATCGCGGCGGAGAATAAACGAGCGGCGGGGCATTGTCCATTCGTCGCGGCGCATGTTTTTACGTAGATTTCAGTATGGCTCCCACCGAAGGGTCGTGGCATAAAAGAGTCCGAGCTTGGTGGCTCTTGAGGCAGGGTGCTAGAGAGGGGCTCTGCCTCAAGAAGCCGCCGGGCCACCGGGCCGGCACGTGTCAGGAAATCCGCTCCGCGGCGAAGGCCCTCGCGAGCCGGTCCCTTCCTTCCTTGATTCCCCGGAGGCGTGGGTTTCCGAGTCAGAATTTCCAGCGCAAAACCTGCATTGTTCTGACGGCTCGGAGACCCCGTCCCGGGGTGAGCCGCAAGAGAAGCGTGGGTGGACGGCGAAAAACCGGGTCGGTTATGCTGTTGACGAACCCAATTCGTTTGCGGCCGATTCCCTCGCTCGGGCGTGAGCCGGCCTCAATTCGTGGCAACCCTGCTCACGAGCCGGGCGGCCGCACCGGTGGTCCACGGCTCAGCGCTCCCCGTGCAGGGGCAGGGTATGATTCTCGAGAAGACCCTTCGGAAAGCCTGGAATCCCGGCTACCTTTCGGGAGTGGCCCTGCTGCTCGCCGCGTACATGGTCACGGCGAAGCTGGGATTGCTCATGGACGCGGTGGGCGGTGTCGCCACCACGGTGTGGCCTCCCGCCGGTATCGCGCTCGCCGCATTGACCCTGTTCGGATATCGTCTCTGGCCCGGGATAGCGGCCGGCGCCTTCCTGATCAACGTCTCAGCGGGAGTCCCCGCCCTGGCCGCGGCCGGCATGGCGCTGGGCAACACCCTGGAAGCGCTTCTCGGGAGCTACCTTCTCCAGCGCTTCACGGGCGGCTTCGGGAAATCGCCCGACACCATCCGCAAGGTGATCGGCCTGGTCGTCCTGGCCGCCGGATTGAGCACGACCGTCAGCGCGACCCTGGGCGTTGCGAGCGGCTATCTGGCGGGAGTGATCCCGGCGCCGTCGCTGGGCCGCGCCTGGCAGACCTGGTGGCTGGGCGACGCCCTGGGAGACCTGGTCGTTGCGCCGTTGCTCTTCGCCTGGCTGGGCGCTCACCGGATGCGCCCTTCGTTGCGGAGCCTGGGCGAAGCGGCTTTGATGGCGGCGGCTCTCGGCGGCGTCTCGCTGATCGCCTTCGGAGGCCTGCTGCTGTCGGACCAGCGCACCGGCTTCCAGCCTTATGTGGTCTTTCCTTTCCTGATCTGGGCGGCGCTGAGATTTCCCCGGCATGGGACCGCCACGGCAGTCTTCGCGGTGGCTTCGATCGCCGTCGCGATGACGGTGCGGGGAAAGGGACCTTTCTACGCGGTCTCACTGAACGAAAGCCTTCTGCTCCTGCAGGCCTTCATGGCGATTACCGCCGTGACCATGCTGGTGCTCTCCGCCGACGTCATGCAAAGGCAACGCGCCGAGAATTCGCTGCGCGGGGCGCAGGAGGACCTGGAGCGCCGCGTGACCGAAAGGACCAGCCAGCTGTCGCAGGCGAACCGCGTTCTGGCGGAGGAAATTGTCGAGCGCAAGCAGGCGGAGAAGATGCTGCGCGATCTCTCCACCCGCCTGCTGCGCATCCAGGACGAGGAGCGCCAGCGGGTCGCGCGGGAGCTGCATGACAGCACGGCGCAGTCGCTGACCGCGCTGAGCCTGAACCTGTCGGTGGCGGCGCGCAGCAAGGAATCGATGAGCCCGGCCTCGCGGGCCGCCCTTGACGAGAGCGTGTCGTTGGCGCAACTCTGTTCACAGGAGATTCGCTCGATGTCCTACCTTCTCCACCCGCCGCTGCTGAAGGAAGTGGGCCTGCCGGCCGCGCTGAAATGGTGCGCGGCAGGCTTCTCGCAGCGCAGCGGGATCAGCGTGGATCTCGACATGCCCGAGGATTTCGGCCGGCTTCCGCTGGAGGTGGAAAACGCCTTGTTCCGCATCGTCCAGGAGTGCCTCAATAACGTGCAGCGACATTCGGGCAGTCCCACGGCGAGGATCGAGCTGCAGCGCAGGGCGCGCTGGGTGGGACTCAAGGTCCTCGACGACGGGCGCGGGATGCCGGAGGGTATCCTGAGCGATCAGTCTGGGGTACAATCGCTGGGCGTCGGACTGCTGGGAATGCGTGAAAGGGTCCGCCAGCTGGGCGGACAGATACG contains:
- a CDS encoding MASE1 domain-containing protein encodes the protein MILEKTLRKAWNPGYLSGVALLLAAYMVTAKLGLLMDAVGGVATTVWPPAGIALAALTLFGYRLWPGIAAGAFLINVSAGVPALAAAGMALGNTLEALLGSYLLQRFTGGFGKSPDTIRKVIGLVVLAAGLSTTVSATLGVASGYLAGVIPAPSLGRAWQTWWLGDALGDLVVAPLLFAWLGAHRMRPSLRSLGEAALMAAALGGVSLIAFGGLLLSDQRTGFQPYVVFPFLIWAALRFPRHGTATAVFAVASIAVAMTVRGKGPFYAVSLNESLLLLQAFMAITAVTMLVLSADVMQRQRAENSLRGAQEDLERRVTERTSQLSQANRVLAEEIVERKQAEKMLRDLSTRLLRIQDEERQRVARELHDSTAQSLTALSLNLSVAARSKESMSPASRAALDESVSLAQLCSQEIRSMSYLLHPPLLKEVGLPAALKWCAAGFSQRSGISVDLDMPEDFGRLPLEVENALFRIVQECLNNVQRHSGSPTARIELQRRARWVGLKVLDDGRGMPEGILSDQSGVQSLGVGLLGMRERVRQLGGQIRIVPGAGATIQVDIPVAVEVS